Proteins encoded together in one Cellulomonas gilvus ATCC 13127 window:
- a CDS encoding AAA family ATPase — translation MTEQHLSVPEVAERGRAVLDEVATVVVGMREPLTVALAAILAGGHVLFEDVPGLGKTLAARSLATALGLDFHRVQCTPDLLPSDITGSSVFDPASATFEFRPGPVFAGLLLADEINRTAPKTQSALLEAMAERQVTVDGVTRRLPEPFHVVATSNPVEYEGTYPLPEAQLDRFMVRLAVGYPAHEAEVDVLARRLARRQEAATVRQVVDAATLRAMQQGVEAVSVDDDVLGYCVDLAAATRRHESVEVGASPRGSQALVLVARAVAVLAGRDFVAPEDVKAVGVATLAHRLSLSPQAWAAGLAPQRIVDEVLRAVPGPTTARRVDAAR, via the coding sequence ATGACCGAGCAGCACCTGTCCGTCCCCGAGGTCGCCGAACGCGGCCGTGCCGTGCTCGACGAGGTGGCGACCGTCGTCGTCGGCATGCGCGAACCCCTCACGGTGGCGCTCGCGGCGATCCTCGCGGGCGGCCACGTGCTGTTCGAGGACGTGCCGGGCCTGGGCAAGACGCTCGCGGCGCGTTCGCTCGCGACCGCGCTCGGGCTCGACTTCCACCGCGTGCAGTGCACGCCCGACCTGCTCCCGTCGGACATCACGGGGTCCTCGGTGTTCGACCCCGCGAGCGCGACGTTCGAGTTCCGCCCCGGTCCGGTGTTCGCCGGGCTGCTGCTCGCGGACGAGATCAACCGCACCGCTCCCAAGACGCAGTCCGCGCTGCTCGAGGCCATGGCGGAGCGGCAGGTCACGGTCGACGGCGTCACGCGTCGCCTGCCGGAGCCGTTCCACGTCGTCGCGACGTCCAACCCGGTCGAGTACGAGGGCACGTACCCGCTGCCCGAGGCCCAGCTGGACCGCTTCATGGTGCGCCTGGCGGTCGGCTACCCGGCGCACGAGGCGGAGGTCGACGTGCTCGCGCGGCGCCTGGCGCGCCGCCAGGAGGCCGCGACCGTGCGTCAGGTGGTGGACGCCGCGACGCTGCGCGCGATGCAGCAGGGCGTGGAGGCCGTGTCCGTGGACGACGACGTGCTCGGCTACTGCGTGGACCTCGCGGCCGCGACGCGCCGCCACGAGTCCGTCGAGGTCGGCGCATCGCCGCGCGGTTCGCAGGCACTCGTGCTGGTGGCGCGTGCGGTCGCGGTGCTCGCCGGGCGGGACTTCGTCGCACCGGAGGACGTCAAGGCCGTGGGCGTCGCGACGCTCGCGCACCGGCTGTCGCTGTCCCCGCAGGCGTGGGCCGCGGGCCTCGCCCCGCAGCGCATCGTCGACGAGGTCCTGCGCGCGGTCCCCGGCCCGACGACGGCGCGCCGGGTGGACGCCGCGCGATGA
- a CDS encoding DUF4129 domain-containing protein gives MARQDARRAALVSGALVAVAVLAAALAGPWRPEQRPGSGIDIGLDLPVPTPPPRPEETAQPIAEAAGGMPQWVGYALFALLLLILAVLGPRLVRAVRRWAIARRPPLVDDTDPGEVLHGEVGVLARPALVRGVEAAVLELDRDVPPGDAVVAAWVALEHAAERSGVLREPAQTASEFTLELLDATEADGEASRALLALYLAARFSEHRLTADDVAQARSALDVVARGVGHLRHDDPPARDAS, from the coding sequence GTGGCACGGCAGGATGCGCGACGAGCGGCGCTCGTCTCGGGCGCGCTCGTGGCCGTCGCGGTCCTCGCCGCGGCGCTCGCCGGGCCGTGGCGGCCCGAGCAGCGGCCCGGCTCGGGCATCGACATCGGGCTGGACCTGCCCGTCCCGACGCCGCCGCCCCGCCCCGAGGAGACCGCGCAGCCGATCGCGGAGGCCGCGGGCGGCATGCCGCAGTGGGTGGGCTACGCGCTGTTCGCCCTGCTCCTGCTGATCCTCGCGGTGCTGGGCCCGCGGCTGGTGCGCGCGGTGCGACGCTGGGCGATCGCGCGCCGCCCGCCCCTGGTCGACGACACGGACCCGGGCGAGGTGCTGCACGGCGAGGTCGGGGTGCTGGCCCGGCCCGCGCTGGTCCGCGGCGTCGAGGCCGCGGTGCTCGAGCTCGACCGCGACGTCCCGCCGGGTGACGCCGTGGTCGCCGCGTGGGTGGCGCTCGAGCACGCCGCCGAGCGCAGCGGCGTGCTGCGCGAACCCGCGCAGACCGCGAGCGAGTTCACGCTCGAGCTGCTGGACGCGACCGAGGCCGACGGCGAGGCCAGCCGCGCGCTGCTCGCGCTCTACCTGGCCGCGCGGTTCTCGGAGCACCGGTTGACGGCCGACGACGTGGCCCAGGCCCGCAGCGCGCTGGACGTGGTCGCGCGCGGGGTCGGTCACCTGCGGCACGACGACCCGCCCGCCCGGGACGCGTCATGA
- a CDS encoding DUF58 domain-containing protein → MTTGPSSSAVDAPVAWSRARTTAWGAVVGCVLLVAAAWTGRPDVGAIGAPLVVWAAWTWARRPAGDPAVHLVDDDVAPQPGQLRARVRVEAPAGTAAVVLGLRRNNRTQARALVRVTGQVREVPFVVHTVRTGPQSVADVDATALGPGASSVSETADPADRSALVLPSVRPLGALPLPARLRGLSGGHESRRPGEGGGLRDVHPYAPGDRLRRIDWRVTARRSPQLRELYVRREHALAEAVVMLVVDSRDDVGPDPRTWRGLMRPRAQDPTSLDLARTAAASLAQAYLAAGDRVGLDDLGVLRRPLPPGGGRRQLDRIRNALAVTRPEGDPVRRTRAPQLPSGALVLVFSTFLDDAAASAAAQWRAAGHRVVAVDVLPTLREQLLDDREHLALRFVRLAREDRLAALEDADVELVTWHGDPQVAFAGLARRAQRRAGAGAR, encoded by the coding sequence ATGACCACGGGCCCGAGCAGCAGCGCGGTCGACGCGCCCGTCGCCTGGTCGCGCGCGCGCACCACGGCCTGGGGCGCGGTCGTCGGCTGCGTGCTGCTCGTGGCGGCGGCGTGGACGGGCCGCCCCGACGTGGGCGCGATCGGCGCGCCGCTCGTGGTGTGGGCCGCCTGGACGTGGGCGCGCCGGCCCGCGGGCGACCCCGCGGTGCACCTGGTCGACGACGACGTGGCCCCGCAGCCGGGTCAGCTGCGGGCGCGCGTCCGGGTCGAGGCGCCCGCGGGCACGGCCGCCGTGGTGCTGGGCCTGCGCCGCAACAACCGCACGCAGGCGCGCGCGCTCGTGCGCGTCACCGGGCAGGTGCGGGAGGTGCCGTTCGTCGTGCACACGGTCCGCACGGGTCCGCAGAGCGTCGCGGACGTCGACGCGACCGCGCTCGGGCCCGGTGCGTCGAGCGTGTCGGAGACGGCCGATCCCGCGGACCGCAGCGCGCTCGTGCTGCCGTCCGTCCGCCCGCTCGGGGCCCTCCCGCTGCCCGCGCGCCTGCGTGGCCTGTCCGGCGGGCACGAGTCGCGGCGGCCGGGCGAGGGCGGCGGGCTGCGTGACGTGCACCCGTACGCGCCCGGCGACCGGCTGCGGCGCATCGACTGGCGGGTGACCGCACGCCGGTCCCCGCAGCTGCGTGAGCTGTACGTGCGCCGCGAGCACGCGCTCGCCGAAGCGGTCGTCATGCTCGTCGTCGACTCGCGCGACGACGTCGGACCGGACCCGCGCACGTGGCGCGGCCTCATGCGGCCGCGCGCGCAGGACCCCACGTCGCTCGACCTGGCGCGCACCGCGGCCGCCTCGCTCGCGCAGGCGTACCTCGCCGCGGGGGACCGCGTGGGCCTGGACGACCTGGGCGTGCTGCGCCGCCCGCTGCCGCCGGGTGGCGGCCGACGCCAGCTCGACCGGATCCGCAACGCGCTGGCCGTGACGCGTCCCGAGGGCGATCCGGTGCGCCGCACGCGCGCACCCCAGCTGCCCTCGGGTGCGCTCGTGCTCGTGTTCTCGACGTTCCTCGACGACGCCGCCGCGTCGGCCGCGGCCCAGTGGCGCGCCGCGGGGCACCGGGTGGTCGCGGTCGACGTCCTGCCGACGCTGCGCGAGCAGCTGCTCGACGACCGTGAGCACCTCGCGCTGCGGTTCGTGCGTCTCGCCCGCGAGGACCGCCTCGCCGCGCTCGAGGACGCCGACGTCGAGCTCGTGACGTGGCACGGCGACCCGCAGGTCGCGTTCGCCGGCCTCGCGCGTCGCGCACAGCGCCGGGCCGGGGCGGGTGCGCGATGA
- the purB gene encoding adenylosuccinate lyase, with protein MTTPARVSLADVTPPIALGPLDGRYRPAVAPLVDHLSEAALNRARVHVEVEWLLHLTGTGVVPGAPTLTDAERAYLRDVVATFGAAEVAELAEIERVTVHDVKAVEYFLKRRLEAAPSVLGSTVLPSVCELVHFACTSEDVNNLSYALMVRDAVQQVWLPAAHALTDEVAALAREHAAQPLLALTHGQPATPTTLGKELAVTVHRLRRQLRRIAADEYLGKINGATGTFGAHVVAVPGADWQEVSRTFVEHLGLTWNPLTTQIESHDWQAELYADVARFNRVLHNLATDVWTYISRGVFIQIPVAGATGSSTMPHKVNPIRFENAEANLELSCALLDTLASTLVTSRLQRDLTDSTTQRNIGPAFGHSLLAIDNVRRGMRALSVDADLLARELDENWEVLGEPVQSAMRAASVAGVTGMENPYERLKELTRGRRLTADDMREFIGGLGLPADVATRLQELTPATYTGLAADLVAHLDD; from the coding sequence ATGACCACCCCCGCGCGCGTGAGCCTCGCCGACGTCACCCCGCCGATCGCCCTGGGGCCGCTCGACGGCCGCTACCGTCCCGCGGTCGCGCCGCTGGTGGACCACCTGTCCGAGGCAGCGCTCAACCGCGCGCGCGTGCACGTCGAGGTCGAGTGGCTCCTGCACCTCACGGGCACGGGCGTGGTGCCGGGCGCCCCGACGCTGACGGACGCCGAGCGCGCGTACCTGCGGGACGTCGTGGCGACGTTCGGCGCGGCCGAGGTGGCCGAGCTCGCGGAGATCGAACGCGTCACGGTGCACGACGTGAAGGCCGTCGAGTACTTCCTCAAGCGTCGGCTGGAGGCCGCGCCCTCCGTGCTGGGCAGCACGGTCCTGCCGTCGGTGTGTGAGCTGGTGCACTTCGCGTGCACCAGCGAGGACGTCAACAACCTGTCCTACGCGCTCATGGTGCGCGACGCGGTGCAGCAGGTCTGGCTGCCCGCGGCGCACGCGCTGACCGACGAGGTCGCGGCCCTCGCCCGCGAGCACGCCGCGCAGCCGCTGCTCGCGCTCACGCACGGCCAGCCCGCGACCCCGACGACGCTCGGCAAGGAGCTCGCGGTGACGGTCCACCGCCTGCGCCGCCAGCTGCGCCGGATCGCGGCCGACGAGTACCTGGGCAAGATCAACGGCGCGACCGGCACGTTCGGTGCGCACGTGGTCGCAGTGCCGGGCGCGGACTGGCAGGAGGTCTCGCGCACGTTCGTCGAGCATCTGGGCCTGACCTGGAACCCGCTGACGACGCAGATCGAGTCGCACGACTGGCAGGCCGAGCTGTACGCGGACGTCGCGCGGTTCAACCGGGTGCTGCACAACCTCGCGACCGACGTGTGGACCTACATCTCACGCGGCGTCTTCATCCAGATCCCGGTGGCGGGCGCGACCGGCTCGTCGACCATGCCGCACAAGGTCAACCCGATCCGGTTCGAGAACGCCGAGGCGAACCTCGAGCTGTCCTGCGCGCTGCTCGACACGCTCGCGTCGACGCTCGTCACCTCGCGCCTGCAGCGCGACCTGACGGACTCCACCACGCAGCGCAACATCGGGCCCGCGTTCGGCCACTCGCTGCTGGCCATCGACAACGTGCGGCGGGGCATGCGCGCGCTCTCGGTCGACGCCGACCTCCTGGCGCGCGAGCTCGACGAGAACTGGGAGGTGCTGGGCGAGCCCGTGCAGTCGGCCATGCGCGCCGCCTCGGTCGCGGGGGTCACCGGCATGGAGAACCCGTACGAGCGGCTCAAGGAGCTCACGCGCGGCCGCCGCCTGACGGCCGACGACATGCGCGAGTTCATCGGTGGCCTGGGCCTGCCCGCGGACGTCGCGACCCGCCTCCAGGAGCTCACGCCGGCGACGTACACGGGCCTCGCGGCGGACCTCGTCGCGCACCTCGACGACTGA